The following proteins are co-located in the Leptospira weilii genome:
- a CDS encoding TetR/AcrR family transcriptional regulator has product MPKIVNHEKYKTEILSKCVDILARKGYSAVSMREIATELDVSTGTLYHYFATKEDIFKELVKFLLNKDIEEIQLYSKGNLGQTLESKVESLFQMIQDREAYFQNLLYIICDASRLKNHEEEKSLIADAMKEYADIISKHFGITNPALNRILISVILGTVIQRIVDEDGIHLSDSSEIIKDFLSILLSNSFTF; this is encoded by the coding sequence ATGCCAAAGATAGTGAATCATGAAAAATACAAAACGGAAATTCTATCCAAGTGTGTGGACATTCTAGCGAGAAAAGGATACTCTGCGGTTTCAATGAGAGAAATTGCGACCGAACTCGACGTTTCAACAGGGACTTTATATCATTACTTTGCGACAAAAGAGGATATATTTAAAGAATTGGTAAAGTTTCTTCTGAACAAGGATATCGAGGAAATACAACTCTATTCCAAAGGAAATCTGGGACAAACTCTTGAATCCAAAGTTGAATCTCTTTTCCAAATGATTCAAGATAGAGAGGCATACTTCCAAAATCTTCTTTATATCATTTGCGACGCTTCTCGATTGAAAAATCACGAAGAAGAGAAATCATTGATCGCGGATGCGATGAAAGAATACGCAGATATCATTTCGAAACATTTCGGTATTACAAATCCCGCTTTGAATCGGATTCTAATCAGTGTAATTTTAGGAACCGTAATTCAAAGAATCGTGGACGAAGATGGGATTCATCTTTCTGATAGTTCCGAAATCATAAAAGACTTCCTGTCGATCCTTCTTTCCAACTCGTTCACATTTTAA
- a CDS encoding DUF962 domain-containing protein — MKSVETWFSEYSESHQNPVNKNIHWICVPLIYFTVIGLFWSIPVPALLQSVPYLNFATIALVLSLAFYVQLSPMLALGMLILSSLMIYLIVLLQGTVFPIIFGAYSYGILELSITIFILAWIGQFIGHKIEGKKPSFFKDLQFLLIGPIWLLGFIYQKLKIAY; from the coding sequence ATGAAATCCGTAGAAACCTGGTTTAGCGAATACTCAGAAAGCCATCAAAATCCTGTTAATAAAAACATACACTGGATCTGTGTTCCGTTGATTTACTTTACTGTCATCGGTCTTTTTTGGTCGATCCCGGTGCCTGCTTTGCTTCAGTCCGTCCCTTACTTAAATTTTGCGACGATCGCTCTTGTTCTATCGCTTGCGTTTTACGTGCAACTTTCGCCTATGTTGGCTCTGGGAATGCTGATTTTAAGCTCTTTGATGATTTATCTGATCGTTCTTCTTCAAGGAACTGTTTTCCCGATAATATTCGGAGCTTATTCCTATGGCATTTTGGAACTTTCGATTACGATTTTTATTTTAGCTTGGATCGGACAATTTATCGGACATAAGATCGAAGGTAAAAAACCTTCTTTCTTTAAAGATCTTCAGTTTTTACTGATCGGTCCGATTTGGTTGCTTGGATTTATTTATCAAAAATTAAAAATCGCTTATTGA
- a CDS encoding glycerol-3-phosphate dehydrogenase/oxidase — protein sequence MSKNKKFPSNIRSAKPPSSFVYDLLVIGGGITGAHVLWDSTLRGMKSILLEKNDYASGTSQATSKMIHGGLRYLKNFELGLVRESLRERAILARITPQAVQTMGFLVPIYSNTERFVLKVGMEMYNALSYDRNANISKDRSIPKYSFLSKEQTTMESPTIKRDKLKGSYLYYDYLNINPERHTCEFIFSARERGAEAKNYTEVTSITLSTDSLYTVIAKDKISGKEIAFQTKSVVNAAGPWADLIESLAGVEVEKHLVRSKGIHIVTRKICGDKTLVTKKKDGTHLFIIPWRNKTIIGTTDTEYIDSPDRFRVTKKDIEELLSEINYSFGYTDLTLNDVDFYYGGLRPLVEDPGETKSTYNASRKTEIFDHKEFGLPGFFTAMGGKYTTSRSVGETVVNKVADYLPGNFRACETSVTPPSTGNYSDLLSLTKGLAKKFPKLSGESIETIAFRYGLQAYQILEKSSSQEEFYTLQNGEKFFESEVRFIANREDIRFATDFFFRRSGVGVPGLPEEKETTKLVRSLAKYLRWNQNRISKEIKAVKERYRIY from the coding sequence ATGTCCAAGAATAAAAAATTTCCTTCCAACATTCGATCGGCCAAACCTCCCAGCTCGTTCGTATATGATTTGTTAGTGATCGGAGGTGGAATCACGGGAGCGCACGTTCTTTGGGATTCAACTTTGAGAGGAATGAAATCTATTCTTTTGGAAAAAAACGACTACGCTTCAGGAACAAGTCAGGCCACATCGAAAATGATTCACGGAGGTTTGCGATACTTAAAGAATTTCGAGTTGGGGCTTGTGAGAGAATCTCTTCGTGAAAGGGCAATTCTTGCGAGAATTACTCCACAAGCAGTTCAAACAATGGGGTTTTTGGTTCCGATTTATTCCAATACCGAAAGATTCGTTTTGAAAGTGGGAATGGAGATGTATAACGCGCTTTCCTACGATCGAAACGCGAACATTTCCAAAGATCGATCGATTCCAAAATATAGTTTTCTTTCCAAAGAACAGACTACCATGGAATCTCCCACGATCAAACGAGACAAATTGAAGGGTTCTTACTTATATTACGATTATCTGAATATCAATCCGGAAAGGCATACCTGCGAGTTTATTTTCTCTGCGAGGGAAAGAGGAGCCGAGGCAAAAAATTATACCGAAGTAACTTCCATTACCCTTTCCACCGATTCCCTATATACGGTAATTGCAAAAGACAAAATTTCCGGAAAAGAAATCGCGTTTCAAACCAAGTCCGTTGTAAACGCTGCCGGGCCCTGGGCGGATCTTATCGAATCCCTTGCCGGTGTTGAAGTCGAAAAACATCTTGTGAGATCCAAGGGAATTCACATAGTTACAAGAAAAATCTGCGGAGATAAAACTTTGGTGACGAAAAAAAAAGACGGCACACATCTCTTTATCATTCCGTGGAGAAACAAAACAATCATAGGAACTACCGACACAGAGTATATAGATAGTCCGGACAGGTTTCGAGTTACGAAAAAAGACATCGAAGAATTATTAAGCGAAATCAACTATTCTTTTGGGTACACGGACCTGACCTTGAACGACGTAGATTTTTATTACGGCGGTTTAAGACCGCTTGTAGAAGATCCGGGAGAGACGAAGTCCACGTACAACGCATCCAGGAAGACGGAAATTTTCGATCATAAGGAATTCGGTCTTCCCGGATTTTTCACGGCGATGGGAGGTAAATACACTACAAGCCGCAGCGTGGGAGAAACAGTAGTGAACAAAGTCGCCGATTATCTTCCCGGAAATTTCAGAGCTTGCGAAACTTCAGTGACTCCCCCTTCCACGGGGAATTATTCAGATCTACTTTCTCTTACAAAGGGACTCGCAAAAAAATTTCCCAAATTAAGCGGAGAATCGATCGAGACGATCGCGTTTCGCTACGGTTTACAGGCGTATCAAATTCTTGAGAAGAGCTCTTCTCAAGAGGAATTTTATACACTCCAAAACGGAGAAAAGTTCTTTGAAAGCGAAGTTCGATTTATTGCAAATAGGGAAGATATCCGTTTTGCGACAGATTTTTTCTTTCGCAGATCCGGCGTGGGTGTTCCGGGTTTGCCGGAGGAGAAAGAAACGACTAAACTCGTTCGTTCCTTGGCAAAATATCTACGTTGGAATCAAAACAGAATCTCCAAAGAGATCAAAGCAGTGAAAGAACGCTACAGAATCTACTAA
- a CDS encoding FAD-binding oxidoreductase, translating to MFYTELNSKIDYSRDGLRWNAWGAYGQDFFRVGQMQEILAFLSDELRISEIRKTPPTSLEEITLPKSSFTQTQIRELSKISGVKHFSVERRERIFHSAGRSYYDVLRLSFNTLKNFVDGVIYPSKESEVFKILEYCSKNNITVIPYGGGSSVVGGLEVVKGKGQKSALSLDMTRMNSFLSLDEESHLATFQAGIYGPKLEESLNDKGFTLGHFPQSFEYSTLGGWIAARSAGQQSNRYGKIEEILTCLKIVTPSGVVETLREPASSTGPDLNQIFAGSEGLLGIITEATIKVHKLPETRKYFGIVFPNFATGVEFIREINHRKIPTSMIRLSDKNETRLYQTLGALGKKTTPLRWIKNRIQNQVLQWKSLGKDKCVVLLGLDGCKENVSQNFSKIKPIIDKYRGLYAGTRLGEQWIHSRYNMPFLRNHLMENGIGVDTMETSTTYDRVLHLHKEGIASLEKSIPGGIAMCHISHSYHEGACLYYTIIFPMDEKKPADQWFKMKRMISETFFQNGAPISHHHGVGFDHKTWYEKATSKPALLGLRAFKKEVDKKEILNPGKVFH from the coding sequence ATGTTTTATACGGAACTCAATTCTAAAATTGATTATTCAAGAGATGGGCTCAGATGGAACGCCTGGGGCGCTTATGGCCAGGATTTTTTCAGAGTGGGACAGATGCAGGAAATTCTTGCGTTTCTCTCAGACGAACTTCGTATCTCCGAAATTCGAAAGACTCCTCCGACCTCTTTGGAAGAAATTACACTTCCGAAATCCTCCTTTACTCAGACTCAGATTCGAGAATTGAGTAAGATTAGCGGGGTCAAACATTTCTCCGTAGAAAGAAGAGAAAGAATTTTCCATTCCGCGGGAAGAAGTTATTACGACGTTCTAAGGCTTTCGTTCAACACTCTCAAAAACTTCGTAGACGGAGTCATCTATCCAAGTAAGGAATCCGAAGTTTTTAAAATTTTAGAATATTGTTCTAAAAACAATATCACCGTAATTCCATACGGAGGCGGCTCCTCCGTCGTGGGAGGATTGGAAGTTGTCAAAGGTAAGGGACAAAAAAGCGCACTTTCCTTGGATATGACTCGGATGAATTCTTTTTTATCTCTCGACGAAGAAAGTCATCTTGCTACGTTCCAAGCGGGAATTTATGGGCCAAAACTCGAAGAATCTTTAAACGACAAAGGATTTACTCTCGGTCATTTTCCGCAGTCTTTCGAATATTCTACGTTAGGCGGTTGGATAGCCGCGCGAAGTGCTGGACAACAATCCAATCGTTACGGAAAGATCGAAGAGATTCTCACCTGTTTAAAGATCGTCACTCCTTCGGGCGTCGTCGAGACGCTTAGAGAACCCGCCTCTTCCACCGGTCCGGATCTAAATCAAATTTTTGCGGGAAGCGAAGGTTTGCTTGGAATTATTACCGAAGCAACGATCAAGGTCCACAAACTCCCGGAAACGAGAAAGTATTTCGGAATCGTGTTTCCAAATTTTGCGACCGGAGTCGAATTCATCCGGGAAATCAATCATAGAAAGATCCCTACTTCCATGATCCGTCTTTCCGATAAAAACGAAACCCGTCTTTATCAAACGTTAGGCGCTCTTGGTAAGAAAACGACTCCTCTTCGATGGATCAAGAATCGGATTCAAAATCAGGTTCTCCAATGGAAATCTCTCGGCAAAGACAAATGTGTGGTTCTTCTCGGACTCGACGGATGTAAGGAAAACGTTTCCCAAAATTTTTCCAAAATCAAACCGATCATCGACAAATATCGCGGTCTTTATGCGGGAACGCGTTTGGGAGAACAATGGATTCATTCCAGATACAACATGCCCTTCTTACGCAATCACTTGATGGAAAACGGAATCGGGGTGGATACGATGGAAACTTCCACGACCTATGATCGGGTTTTGCATCTTCACAAAGAAGGAATCGCTTCTTTGGAAAAATCGATCCCCGGCGGAATCGCGATGTGTCATATTTCTCACAGCTATCACGAAGGCGCTTGTCTCTACTACACGATCATCTTTCCGATGGATGAGAAAAAACCTGCAGACCAGTGGTTCAAAATGAAACGAATGATTTCGGAAACATTCTTTCAAAACGGGGCTCCGATTTCTCACCACCACGGTGTCGGTTTCGATCATAAGACTTGGTATGAAAAGGCGACTTCCAAACCTGCCTTACTCGGACTGAGAGCCTTCAAAAAGGAAGTCGATAAAAAGGAAATCCTGAATCCGGGAAAGGTGTTTCACTGA